Proteins from one Ahaetulla prasina isolate Xishuangbanna chromosome 2, ASM2864084v1, whole genome shotgun sequence genomic window:
- the IL17RD gene encoding interleukin-17 receptor D isoform X3: protein MALWLKFCSFFFSLTACLDGPRLAVSAGGTSSGRKGSAGEACGWMGLSPNGKNIGLPNITFKYDNCTPYLNSIGKHVIGDVQNITISQYPCSDQVAVTVLWTANPIGIEFLKGFRVILEELKSERRQCQQLLLKDPKQLNSSYKWTRVESQPFLNLKFETDYFVKIISFPSIKNESNYHPFFFRTRPCELLLQPDNLVCKPFWKPRSLNITQQGFNMYVSFDHAPHNFGFRYYYLHYKLKTDGQFKQKICKQEKNTDATTCILQNVSPGDYIIELVDDTNTTRKSMQYVLKPENIYSHLDEESSESSTYSASLHVERQQPRPKVFLCYSNKDCQKHINVIQCFAFFLQDFCGCEVSLDLWEDLKNPKEGQKEWLHRKINESQYIIVVCSKGMKYFVEKRSWKHKRSREKDTGKGELFLVAIATIAEQLRHAKQNSRDLCKFIAVYFDYSCEGDIPGVLDLTTKYKLMDNLPQFYAHLKSKDLSFHDSELYPVHISKRNYFRSKSGRSLYVAICNMHQYIDQEPDWFEKQFASFFPTPLRCPDPVIETFDSGLVLNDLVNKQVTDGDFYLKVDANVPPPLHSDSLCVTQHLNLGLDRESQDIQNTSSILQPLLHVVKAANLPDMPRDSGIYDSSVPSSELSLPLMDGLLTDQTETSSITESVSSSSGLGEDEPPLLAATKSLVPGICKAELHCCIHTEELQAIAPL, encoded by the exons GGCCTCTCTCCAAATGGAAAGAATATTGGACTGCCTAATATTACCTTTAAATATGACA ATTGTACTCCTTATTTGAATTCAATAGGAAAACATGTCATTGGAGATGTACAGAACATCACTATTAGTCAATACCCATGCTCTGATCAAGTTGCTGTGACTGTATTGTGGACAGCCAACCCCATTG GTATTGAATTTCTGAAAGGATTTCGAGTTATACTTGAAGAATTAAAATCGGAAAGAAGACAATGTCAGCAGTTGCTTTTAAAAGACCCAAAACAGCTCAACTCAAGTTATAAATGGACT AGAGTGGAATCTCAGCCTTTCCTAAATCTGAAATTTGAAACTGACTACTTTGTAAAGATTATTTCTTTTCCATCCATTAAGAATGAAAGTAACTACCATCCTTTTTTCTTTAGAACTCGGC CTTGTGAATTGCTGCTGCAACCAGACAATCTGGTCTGCAAACCTT TTTGGAAACCAAGAAGCTTGAATATTACACAGCAAGGTTTTAATATGTATGTATCTTTTGATCATGCACCACATAACTTTGGATTCAGATATTACTACCTGCACTACAAGCTCAAAACTGATGGACAGTTCAAACAGAAGATTTGTAAACAG GAAAAGAATACAGATGCAACAACTTGTATTCTTCAGAATGTCTCACCTGGAGATTATATCATTGAG CTTGTTGATGATACCAACACAACAAGAAAATCAATGCAGTATGTGTTGAAGCCAG AAAATATCTATTCCCATTTAGATGAGGAGAGTTCTGAATCTTCTACCTACTCTGCATCTCTCCATGTGGAAAGGCAGCAACCTCGCCCTAAAGTCTTCCTCTGCTATTCCAATAAAGATTGCCAGAAGCACATTAATGTCATCCAGTGTTTTGCCTTTTTCCTTCAGGACTTTTGTGGTTGCGAG GTTTCTTTAGATTTATGGGAAGATCTGAAAAACCCTAAAGAAGGTCAGAAAGAGTGGCTTCATCGGAAAATCAATGAATCCCAATATATCATCGTTGTATGTTcaaaaggaatgaaatattttgtggaGAAAAGGAGCTGGAAGCACAAGAGATCCAGGGAAAAGGATACTGGGAAAGGAGAACTCTTTCTGGTTGCCATAGCTACCATAGCAGAGCAGCTACGACATGCAAAGCAAAATTCACGTGACCTCTGCAAGTTCATTGCTGTTTACTTTGATTATTCCTGTGAAGGTGACATTCCTGGAGTACTAGATTTAACCACAAAGTACAAGCTTATGGATAACCTGCCTCAGTTTTATGCTCATTTAAAATCCAAAGATCTTAGCTTTCATGATTCAGAATTGTATCCTGTACATAttagcaaaagaaattatttCAGGAGTAAGTCGGGACGATCGCTCTATGTAGCCATTTGCAACATGCATCAGTATATAGACCAGGAGCCTGACTGGTTTGAGAAGCAGTTTGCGTCTTTTTTCCCAACACCTTTACGTTGTCCGGATCCAGTGATAGAAACTTTTGACTCTGGCTTGGTATTAAATGACTTAGTCAATAAACAAGTGACTGATGGAGATTTTTATCTAAAAGTAGATGCAAATGTTCCTCCTCCTTTGCATTCAGACTCTCTTTGTGTGACCCAGCATTTGAATCTTGGGCTGGATAGAGAATCTCAGGACATTCAGAACACTAGCTCTATTCTTCAACCATTGCTTCATGTTGTCAAAGCTGCCAATCTGCCAGACATGCCCCGAGATTCGGGAATTTATGATTCCTCTGTTCCTTCATCTGAACTGTCACTACCTTTAATGGATGGACTCTTAACAGATCAAACTGAAACATCTTCCATTACAGAGAGTGTTTCTTCCTCATCAGGACTGG GAGAAGATGAGCCGCCTTTGCTTGCTGCCACCAAATCCCTCGTGCCTGGAATATGTAAAGCAGAACTTCATTGCTGTATCCACACAGAAGAACTGCAGGCAATTGCACCTTTATAA
- the IL17RD gene encoding interleukin-17 receptor D isoform X1: MALWLKFCSFFFSLTACLDGPRLAVSAGGTSSGRKGSAGEACGWMGLSPNGKNIGLPNITFKYDNCTPYLNSIGKHVIGDVQNITISQYPCSDQVAVTVLWTANPIGIEFLKGFRVILEELKSERRQCQQLLLKDPKQLNSSYKWTRVESQPFLNLKFETDYFVKIISFPSIKNESNYHPFFFRTRPCELLLQPDNLVCKPFWKPRSLNITQQGFNMYVSFDHAPHNFGFRYYYLHYKLKTDGQFKQKICKQEKNTDATTCILQNVSPGDYIIELVDDTNTTRKSMQYVLKPVHSPWAGPIRAIAITVPLVVISAFATLFTVMCRKKQQENIYSHLDEESSESSTYSASLHVERQQPRPKVFLCYSNKDCQKHINVIQCFAFFLQDFCGCEVSLDLWEDLKNPKEGQKEWLHRKINESQYIIVVCSKGMKYFVEKRSWKHKRSREKDTGKGELFLVAIATIAEQLRHAKQNSRDLCKFIAVYFDYSCEGDIPGVLDLTTKYKLMDNLPQFYAHLKSKDLSFHDSELYPVHISKRNYFRSKSGRSLYVAICNMHQYIDQEPDWFEKQFASFFPTPLRCPDPVIETFDSGLVLNDLVNKQVTDGDFYLKVDANVPPPLHSDSLCVTQHLNLGLDRESQDIQNTSSILQPLLHVVKAANLPDMPRDSGIYDSSVPSSELSLPLMDGLLTDQTETSSITESVSSSSGLGEDEPPLLAATKSLVPGICKAELHCCIHTEELQAIAPL, from the exons GGCCTCTCTCCAAATGGAAAGAATATTGGACTGCCTAATATTACCTTTAAATATGACA ATTGTACTCCTTATTTGAATTCAATAGGAAAACATGTCATTGGAGATGTACAGAACATCACTATTAGTCAATACCCATGCTCTGATCAAGTTGCTGTGACTGTATTGTGGACAGCCAACCCCATTG GTATTGAATTTCTGAAAGGATTTCGAGTTATACTTGAAGAATTAAAATCGGAAAGAAGACAATGTCAGCAGTTGCTTTTAAAAGACCCAAAACAGCTCAACTCAAGTTATAAATGGACT AGAGTGGAATCTCAGCCTTTCCTAAATCTGAAATTTGAAACTGACTACTTTGTAAAGATTATTTCTTTTCCATCCATTAAGAATGAAAGTAACTACCATCCTTTTTTCTTTAGAACTCGGC CTTGTGAATTGCTGCTGCAACCAGACAATCTGGTCTGCAAACCTT TTTGGAAACCAAGAAGCTTGAATATTACACAGCAAGGTTTTAATATGTATGTATCTTTTGATCATGCACCACATAACTTTGGATTCAGATATTACTACCTGCACTACAAGCTCAAAACTGATGGACAGTTCAAACAGAAGATTTGTAAACAG GAAAAGAATACAGATGCAACAACTTGTATTCTTCAGAATGTCTCACCTGGAGATTATATCATTGAG CTTGTTGATGATACCAACACAACAAGAAAATCAATGCAGTATGTGTTGAAGCCAG TGCACTCCCCATGGGCAGGTCCAATAAGAGCTATAGCCATTACCGTACCCTTGGTTGTCATCTCTGCATTTGCAACACTTTTTACAGTGATGTGTCGCAAAAAGCAACAAG AAAATATCTATTCCCATTTAGATGAGGAGAGTTCTGAATCTTCTACCTACTCTGCATCTCTCCATGTGGAAAGGCAGCAACCTCGCCCTAAAGTCTTCCTCTGCTATTCCAATAAAGATTGCCAGAAGCACATTAATGTCATCCAGTGTTTTGCCTTTTTCCTTCAGGACTTTTGTGGTTGCGAG GTTTCTTTAGATTTATGGGAAGATCTGAAAAACCCTAAAGAAGGTCAGAAAGAGTGGCTTCATCGGAAAATCAATGAATCCCAATATATCATCGTTGTATGTTcaaaaggaatgaaatattttgtggaGAAAAGGAGCTGGAAGCACAAGAGATCCAGGGAAAAGGATACTGGGAAAGGAGAACTCTTTCTGGTTGCCATAGCTACCATAGCAGAGCAGCTACGACATGCAAAGCAAAATTCACGTGACCTCTGCAAGTTCATTGCTGTTTACTTTGATTATTCCTGTGAAGGTGACATTCCTGGAGTACTAGATTTAACCACAAAGTACAAGCTTATGGATAACCTGCCTCAGTTTTATGCTCATTTAAAATCCAAAGATCTTAGCTTTCATGATTCAGAATTGTATCCTGTACATAttagcaaaagaaattatttCAGGAGTAAGTCGGGACGATCGCTCTATGTAGCCATTTGCAACATGCATCAGTATATAGACCAGGAGCCTGACTGGTTTGAGAAGCAGTTTGCGTCTTTTTTCCCAACACCTTTACGTTGTCCGGATCCAGTGATAGAAACTTTTGACTCTGGCTTGGTATTAAATGACTTAGTCAATAAACAAGTGACTGATGGAGATTTTTATCTAAAAGTAGATGCAAATGTTCCTCCTCCTTTGCATTCAGACTCTCTTTGTGTGACCCAGCATTTGAATCTTGGGCTGGATAGAGAATCTCAGGACATTCAGAACACTAGCTCTATTCTTCAACCATTGCTTCATGTTGTCAAAGCTGCCAATCTGCCAGACATGCCCCGAGATTCGGGAATTTATGATTCCTCTGTTCCTTCATCTGAACTGTCACTACCTTTAATGGATGGACTCTTAACAGATCAAACTGAAACATCTTCCATTACAGAGAGTGTTTCTTCCTCATCAGGACTGG GAGAAGATGAGCCGCCTTTGCTTGCTGCCACCAAATCCCTCGTGCCTGGAATATGTAAAGCAGAACTTCATTGCTGTATCCACACAGAAGAACTGCAGGCAATTGCACCTTTATAA
- the IL17RD gene encoding interleukin-17 receptor D isoform X2 encodes MALWLKFCSFFFSLTACLDGPRLAVSAGGTSSGRKGSAGEACGWMGLSPNGKNIGLPNITFKYDNCTPYLNSIGKHVIGDVQNITISQYPCSDQVAVTVLWTANPIGIEFLKGFRVILEELKSERRQCQQLLLKDPKQLNSSYKWTRVESQPFLNLKFETDYFVKIISFPSIKNESNYHPFFFRTRPCELLLQPDNLVCKPFWKPRSLNITQQGFNMYVSFDHAPHNFGFRYYYLHYKLKTDGQFKQKICKQEKNTDATTCILQNVSPGDYIIELVDDTNTTRKSMQYVLKPVHSPWAGPIRAIAITVPLVVISAFATLFTVMCRKKQQDEESSESSTYSASLHVERQQPRPKVFLCYSNKDCQKHINVIQCFAFFLQDFCGCEVSLDLWEDLKNPKEGQKEWLHRKINESQYIIVVCSKGMKYFVEKRSWKHKRSREKDTGKGELFLVAIATIAEQLRHAKQNSRDLCKFIAVYFDYSCEGDIPGVLDLTTKYKLMDNLPQFYAHLKSKDLSFHDSELYPVHISKRNYFRSKSGRSLYVAICNMHQYIDQEPDWFEKQFASFFPTPLRCPDPVIETFDSGLVLNDLVNKQVTDGDFYLKVDANVPPPLHSDSLCVTQHLNLGLDRESQDIQNTSSILQPLLHVVKAANLPDMPRDSGIYDSSVPSSELSLPLMDGLLTDQTETSSITESVSSSSGLGEDEPPLLAATKSLVPGICKAELHCCIHTEELQAIAPL; translated from the exons GGCCTCTCTCCAAATGGAAAGAATATTGGACTGCCTAATATTACCTTTAAATATGACA ATTGTACTCCTTATTTGAATTCAATAGGAAAACATGTCATTGGAGATGTACAGAACATCACTATTAGTCAATACCCATGCTCTGATCAAGTTGCTGTGACTGTATTGTGGACAGCCAACCCCATTG GTATTGAATTTCTGAAAGGATTTCGAGTTATACTTGAAGAATTAAAATCGGAAAGAAGACAATGTCAGCAGTTGCTTTTAAAAGACCCAAAACAGCTCAACTCAAGTTATAAATGGACT AGAGTGGAATCTCAGCCTTTCCTAAATCTGAAATTTGAAACTGACTACTTTGTAAAGATTATTTCTTTTCCATCCATTAAGAATGAAAGTAACTACCATCCTTTTTTCTTTAGAACTCGGC CTTGTGAATTGCTGCTGCAACCAGACAATCTGGTCTGCAAACCTT TTTGGAAACCAAGAAGCTTGAATATTACACAGCAAGGTTTTAATATGTATGTATCTTTTGATCATGCACCACATAACTTTGGATTCAGATATTACTACCTGCACTACAAGCTCAAAACTGATGGACAGTTCAAACAGAAGATTTGTAAACAG GAAAAGAATACAGATGCAACAACTTGTATTCTTCAGAATGTCTCACCTGGAGATTATATCATTGAG CTTGTTGATGATACCAACACAACAAGAAAATCAATGCAGTATGTGTTGAAGCCAG TGCACTCCCCATGGGCAGGTCCAATAAGAGCTATAGCCATTACCGTACCCTTGGTTGTCATCTCTGCATTTGCAACACTTTTTACAGTGATGTGTCGCAAAAAGCAACAAG ATGAGGAGAGTTCTGAATCTTCTACCTACTCTGCATCTCTCCATGTGGAAAGGCAGCAACCTCGCCCTAAAGTCTTCCTCTGCTATTCCAATAAAGATTGCCAGAAGCACATTAATGTCATCCAGTGTTTTGCCTTTTTCCTTCAGGACTTTTGTGGTTGCGAG GTTTCTTTAGATTTATGGGAAGATCTGAAAAACCCTAAAGAAGGTCAGAAAGAGTGGCTTCATCGGAAAATCAATGAATCCCAATATATCATCGTTGTATGTTcaaaaggaatgaaatattttgtggaGAAAAGGAGCTGGAAGCACAAGAGATCCAGGGAAAAGGATACTGGGAAAGGAGAACTCTTTCTGGTTGCCATAGCTACCATAGCAGAGCAGCTACGACATGCAAAGCAAAATTCACGTGACCTCTGCAAGTTCATTGCTGTTTACTTTGATTATTCCTGTGAAGGTGACATTCCTGGAGTACTAGATTTAACCACAAAGTACAAGCTTATGGATAACCTGCCTCAGTTTTATGCTCATTTAAAATCCAAAGATCTTAGCTTTCATGATTCAGAATTGTATCCTGTACATAttagcaaaagaaattatttCAGGAGTAAGTCGGGACGATCGCTCTATGTAGCCATTTGCAACATGCATCAGTATATAGACCAGGAGCCTGACTGGTTTGAGAAGCAGTTTGCGTCTTTTTTCCCAACACCTTTACGTTGTCCGGATCCAGTGATAGAAACTTTTGACTCTGGCTTGGTATTAAATGACTTAGTCAATAAACAAGTGACTGATGGAGATTTTTATCTAAAAGTAGATGCAAATGTTCCTCCTCCTTTGCATTCAGACTCTCTTTGTGTGACCCAGCATTTGAATCTTGGGCTGGATAGAGAATCTCAGGACATTCAGAACACTAGCTCTATTCTTCAACCATTGCTTCATGTTGTCAAAGCTGCCAATCTGCCAGACATGCCCCGAGATTCGGGAATTTATGATTCCTCTGTTCCTTCATCTGAACTGTCACTACCTTTAATGGATGGACTCTTAACAGATCAAACTGAAACATCTTCCATTACAGAGAGTGTTTCTTCCTCATCAGGACTGG GAGAAGATGAGCCGCCTTTGCTTGCTGCCACCAAATCCCTCGTGCCTGGAATATGTAAAGCAGAACTTCATTGCTGTATCCACACAGAAGAACTGCAGGCAATTGCACCTTTATAA